One segment of Gemmatimonadota bacterium DNA contains the following:
- a CDS encoding tetratricopeptide repeat protein, translating to MTTLRIFVSSPGDVAAERELARRVVDRLQGEFAGRVVLEPVLWEHEPLVATHTFQTQIVRPSETDVTVCILWSRLGTRLPKEFTRPDGRRYASGTEFEFEDAVEGYRTQGRPDLLVYRKTTDPVVSLSDPDELLRKLEQKRALDAFIQHWFIDEEEGTLRGAFHSFDRPEQFEALLETHLRKVVERRLPTRSIRPEPVGARWTKGSPFRGLQAFDVEHADVFFGRTAAIGEVLDALKLQHEAGRAFVLVVGQSGGGKSSLARAGVLPLLTRPGVVEGVGLWRRAILRPGDAEGDLLDGLTAALLSDTALPELAEAVGGAASLAPLLRDSPSALPALLRSALAVVEARAGAGARAGLALLVDQLEEIFTQADDDERQRFARALDVLARSGVVWIVGTLRADVYPRLAEVPILLELKEGMGQHDLRAPTPAELGQIVRHPVAAAGLRLEEDPATGQRLEDVLRDAAARTPNPLPLLEFTLEELYQQRTPEGVLTLSAYDAIGGMEGSLARRAEEAFQGCSAEARGAFHRVMRQLVVIADPEDAGTVGARRAPRERVASDSASAALVDALVEARLLVSDLGRDGTPVVGIAHEALLRHWPRLTEWLEDDRDLLKARARLAQAARRWMEEGRSPDFVLPPGKPLEEARDVQARGSGLSALEQEFLEVSLFRARRFVRLRRAAFAALTLLTLTAGGLAWSAHTARVRASEEALSATRTHQFTIGLLARSGSPLYTGGAEWSVKELLDHGTRLLLDEDELSDVPLTRARALLEWSRPYEIRQEYATALRLTRRALAVQEEQAGVPDSVRARTWLTLGEDLLELDSLDTARPYLEQAASALAGSALGARARASLGALRLAAGDAAAAAPLLEEALEEVGAADTVLRIATLTTLGRVRDLEQRRDDAEAVYREALALADGLEGGRRPDAYASVAQYLASVLSATGREGEADSVLAEAERRQVGIFGPEHGDVAVTVKLRGALARERGDLIAADSLLARALAIERAAFGARHSHPAITTLELAQLRMRQGRFEDAAALADEGRSVLAEGLGPHHPRVLTAWMVLANVYRVAGRPADALAAYDSSLVVETAADVGGDGGGYGARLAARGTLRAEMGDRVGAEADLGRALEVARAAGDTAQMLTWLDSLEEAFYALGDFALALERAEEALALRREWLPPGDPAIASTLGEVAFYTAARGDTARALMLVREGWDLLDALERPGTDAFEAHRALLNPLAVLEEWSMVAERAGVLRALLEQAAPPRPEELADVLLYEAGVRADLGQGAEAVRLARRGVALLEQNYGSGHPRTERARGLLRQIGG from the coding sequence GTGACCACGCTGCGCATCTTCGTCTCCTCCCCGGGAGACGTCGCCGCGGAGCGCGAGCTCGCGCGCCGGGTCGTGGATCGGCTGCAGGGCGAGTTCGCGGGTCGCGTGGTCCTGGAGCCCGTGCTCTGGGAGCACGAGCCGCTGGTGGCCACCCACACCTTCCAGACCCAGATCGTGCGTCCGTCCGAGACGGACGTCACCGTCTGCATCCTCTGGTCGCGTCTCGGCACCCGTCTGCCCAAGGAGTTCACGCGCCCGGACGGTCGCCGCTATGCGTCCGGCACGGAGTTCGAGTTCGAGGACGCGGTGGAAGGCTACCGCACCCAGGGGCGACCCGACCTGCTCGTGTACCGGAAGACCACCGATCCGGTCGTGAGCCTCTCCGATCCGGACGAGCTGCTGCGCAAGCTGGAGCAGAAGCGGGCGCTCGACGCCTTCATCCAGCACTGGTTCATCGACGAGGAGGAGGGGACGCTCCGGGGGGCGTTCCACAGCTTCGACCGACCCGAGCAGTTCGAGGCGCTCCTGGAAACGCACCTGCGCAAGGTGGTGGAGCGCAGACTCCCGACCCGGTCGATCCGACCCGAGCCGGTGGGGGCACGGTGGACGAAGGGTTCTCCGTTCCGAGGTCTGCAGGCGTTCGACGTCGAGCACGCCGACGTGTTCTTCGGGCGCACGGCAGCGATCGGCGAGGTCCTCGATGCGCTCAAGCTGCAGCACGAGGCGGGTCGGGCCTTCGTGCTGGTCGTCGGGCAGAGCGGGGGCGGGAAGTCGTCGCTGGCGCGGGCGGGCGTGCTCCCGCTCCTCACACGACCGGGGGTGGTGGAGGGCGTGGGGCTGTGGCGCCGCGCCATCCTGCGACCGGGGGACGCCGAGGGCGATCTCCTCGACGGGCTGACGGCCGCGCTCCTCTCCGACACCGCGCTGCCCGAGCTGGCGGAGGCCGTGGGAGGCGCAGCGAGCCTGGCCCCCCTCCTGCGCGATTCGCCCTCGGCGCTGCCCGCGCTGCTCCGGTCCGCGCTGGCGGTCGTGGAGGCGCGCGCAGGGGCGGGCGCACGGGCGGGGCTGGCTCTGCTGGTGGACCAGCTCGAGGAGATCTTCACCCAGGCGGACGACGACGAGCGCCAGCGTTTCGCTCGCGCGCTCGATGTGCTGGCCCGGAGCGGGGTCGTCTGGATCGTGGGCACGCTCCGCGCGGATGTCTATCCGCGTCTGGCCGAGGTCCCGATCCTCCTCGAGCTGAAGGAGGGCATGGGCCAGCACGACCTGCGCGCGCCGACCCCGGCGGAGCTGGGGCAGATCGTGCGCCACCCGGTGGCCGCCGCCGGCCTCCGCCTGGAGGAGGACCCGGCAACGGGTCAGCGTCTGGAGGACGTGCTGCGGGATGCGGCCGCGCGCACGCCGAACCCGCTTCCCCTCCTCGAGTTCACGCTGGAGGAGCTGTATCAGCAGCGCACACCGGAGGGGGTGCTGACGCTCTCCGCCTACGACGCCATCGGCGGCATGGAGGGCAGCCTGGCCCGCCGCGCCGAGGAGGCGTTCCAGGGATGTTCGGCAGAGGCCCGGGGGGCGTTCCACCGCGTGATGAGGCAGCTGGTGGTCATCGCCGATCCGGAGGATGCCGGGACCGTCGGTGCGCGGCGTGCACCGCGCGAGCGGGTGGCCTCCGACTCGGCATCCGCGGCGCTCGTGGACGCGCTCGTCGAGGCGCGGCTCCTGGTCAGCGACCTGGGTCGGGACGGCACACCGGTGGTGGGCATCGCGCACGAGGCGCTCCTGCGCCACTGGCCTCGCCTGACGGAGTGGCTGGAGGACGACCGGGACCTGCTCAAAGCGCGCGCGCGATTGGCGCAGGCCGCCCGCCGCTGGATGGAGGAGGGTCGCTCTCCCGACTTCGTCCTGCCGCCGGGCAAGCCGCTCGAGGAGGCCAGGGACGTGCAGGCGCGCGGCAGCGGCCTGAGCGCGCTCGAGCAGGAGTTCCTGGAGGTGTCGCTCTTCCGGGCGCGACGGTTCGTGCGGCTGCGACGGGCCGCGTTCGCGGCGCTCACGCTGCTGACGCTCACCGCGGGCGGGCTGGCCTGGAGCGCGCACACCGCGCGCGTGCGCGCGTCCGAGGAGGCCTTGAGCGCGACGCGCACCCACCAGTTCACGATCGGACTCCTGGCCCGATCCGGCAGCCCGCTGTACACCGGTGGGGCGGAGTGGTCCGTCAAGGAGCTGCTGGACCACGGCACGCGCCTGCTGCTGGACGAAGACGAGCTCTCCGACGTGCCGCTCACACGGGCGCGGGCGCTCCTGGAGTGGTCCCGCCCGTACGAAATCAGACAGGAGTACGCCACGGCGCTGCGCCTCACGCGTCGGGCGCTGGCGGTGCAGGAGGAGCAGGCCGGGGTGCCCGACTCCGTCCGCGCCCGCACCTGGCTGACGTTGGGCGAAGACCTGCTGGAGCTGGACAGCCTGGACACCGCGCGACCGTACCTGGAGCAGGCGGCGTCCGCGCTGGCGGGGAGCGCGCTGGGCGCCCGTGCCCGTGCCTCCCTGGGAGCGCTCCGGCTCGCGGCGGGAGACGCCGCGGCGGCGGCGCCGCTGCTGGAGGAGGCGCTGGAGGAGGTGGGCGCGGCCGACACCGTCCTGCGGATCGCGACGCTCACCACGCTCGGACGCGTGCGAGACCTGGAGCAGCGTCGCGACGACGCGGAGGCCGTGTATCGCGAAGCGCTGGCGTTGGCCGATGGCCTCGAGGGCGGACGGCGGCCCGACGCCTACGCCTCGGTGGCGCAGTACCTGGCGTCGGTGCTGTCGGCCACCGGTCGTGAGGGGGAGGCGGACTCGGTGCTCGCCGAAGCCGAGCGCCGACAGGTCGGGATCTTCGGTCCGGAGCACGGAGACGTTGCGGTGACGGTCAAGCTCCGTGGCGCGCTCGCGCGCGAGCGCGGCGACCTGATCGCGGCGGACAGCCTGCTCGCGCGTGCGCTCGCGATCGAGCGCGCGGCCTTCGGAGCGCGCCACAGCCACCCGGCCATCACGACGTTGGAGCTGGCCCAGCTGCGGATGCGCCAGGGTCGCTTCGAGGATGCGGCGGCGCTCGCCGACGAGGGGCGGAGCGTCCTGGCGGAGGGCCTGGGGCCTCACCACCCACGCGTCCTGACGGCCTGGATGGTCCTGGCCAACGTGTACCGCGTGGCGGGGCGACCGGCCGACGCGTTGGCCGCCTACGACTCCTCCTTGGTCGTGGAGACGGCGGCCGACGTCGGAGGCGATGGCGGCGGCTACGGCGCGCGCCTGGCGGCGCGCGGTACGCTGCGGGCGGAGATGGGGGACCGCGTCGGTGCCGAGGCCGACCTGGGCCGCGCGCTCGAGGTCGCGCGCGCGGCCGGAGACACCGCGCAGATGCTCACGTGGTTGGACAGCCTGGAGGAAGCCTTCTACGCGCTCGGCGACTTCGCGCTGGCGCTGGAGCGGGCGGAGGAGGCGCTCGCGCTCCGACGGGAGTGGCTCCCACCGGGCGATCCCGCGATCGCGTCCACGCTGGGCGAGGTGGCCTTCTACACGGCCGCGCGCGGTGACACGGCGCGCGCGCTGATGCTGGTCCGCGAGGGCTGGGATCTGCTGGACGCCCTCGAGCGCCCGGGCACCGATGCCTTCGAGGCGCATCGTGCGCTGCTCAATCCGCTGGCGGTGCTGGAGGAATGGAGCATGGTGGCGGAGCGGGCCGGTGTCCTGCGCGCGCTGCTGGAGCAAGCGGCGCCGCCGCGGCCGGAGGAGCTGGCGGACGTGCTGCTCTACGAGGCCGGTGTGCGCGCCGACCTGGGGCAGGGCGCGGAGGCGGTGCGCCTCGCCCGGCGCGGTGTCGCGCTGTTGGAGCAGAACTACGGCTCCGGCCACCCCCGGACGGAGCGGGCGCGCGGGTTGCTGCGCCAGATCGGCGGATAG
- a CDS encoding transporter has translation MRAGVLLVGLSLGASAPLSAQLGAIGAATGAAAVSTEEGINSAPLLSESGLVLGDGWAVNAGFSLVETEVLLFDGFGGSEQATFSSTGLSVSGVFAPNPDLMLGATITPYLGVMLESPSGSSDDSGRGDASLFAKYRAWRSQDGRSSFAATGSVRLPVASDGFGQEGASVGASGAISHRLGGGSPLTLHGSLGFSVPTNEDDGVTAVNFSGAGVYRTSERFAFSGELLGASADGEYIVNLAPGARISAGQNWLVDLALAFNVGTSLEVSPFDYGFFVGGTYVP, from the coding sequence ATGAGAGCGGGTGTCCTGCTGGTGGGGCTGAGCCTGGGTGCGAGCGCGCCCCTGTCGGCGCAGCTCGGTGCGATCGGTGCGGCGACGGGCGCTGCCGCCGTCTCGACGGAGGAAGGCATCAATTCCGCACCCCTGCTCTCGGAGAGCGGTCTGGTGCTGGGCGACGGCTGGGCGGTCAATGCGGGCTTCAGCCTCGTCGAGACCGAGGTGCTGCTGTTCGACGGCTTCGGCGGTTCGGAGCAGGCGACCTTCTCGTCCACCGGGCTGTCGGTGTCGGGGGTCTTCGCTCCCAACCCCGATCTCATGCTCGGCGCCACGATCACGCCCTATCTGGGTGTGATGCTCGAGAGCCCCTCCGGAAGCTCGGACGACAGTGGACGGGGAGACGCCTCCCTCTTCGCGAAGTACCGTGCGTGGCGCTCCCAGGACGGCCGTTCCAGCTTCGCGGCGACCGGCTCGGTGCGGTTGCCCGTCGCGTCGGACGGGTTCGGTCAGGAAGGCGCGTCGGTCGGCGCCTCCGGTGCCATCAGCCACCGGCTGGGCGGCGGGAGCCCGCTCACGCTGCACGGCTCGCTGGGCTTCAGCGTCCCGACCAACGAGGACGACGGTGTGACCGCCGTCAACTTCTCCGGGGCCGGCGTCTACCGCACGAGCGAGCGCTTCGCGTTCAGCGGTGAGCTGCTGGGGGCGAGCGCCGACGGGGAGTACATCGTCAACCTGGCGCCCGGTGCCCGCATCTCGGCCGGGCAGAACTGGCTCGTGGACCTGGCTCTGGCCTTCAACGTGGGCACGAGCCTCGAGGTGTCTCCGTTCGACTACGGCTTCTTCGTCGGCGGCACCTACGTGCCCTGA
- a CDS encoding trypsin-like peptidase domain-containing protein, translated as MMRRQKAFALLAGLAALGALLPLRAGAQDLDADERQRLYYQVKPATVLVWLSAQADIVVPTGDNDFTQLQAQMSGSGSGWIVTPDGFVVTNGHVVELYEEANENQLKGQLLYSALESGGVFDRIAQQRGGALSENDKYQITSDLLGKSQITLRKSLDVYLQNWQKMPAEVRAYSPPMSNLPGKTSFPWQGSRESGSDVAVLKVAGRDLPTVKIGDSDRVQIGDEIFVGGYPGTVLLHPYLSPESQMQASFTRGQVSGVKVAVGGNSVIQMDAAITHGNSGGPVFNGQGEVVGMATFGSIQGNQMVQGFNFAVPSNVARGYLPATAAPTEGMFDRTWTRALDAYYGGDYGAAIASFDEAARILPDLPDASTLRLNAMQARDRGEGTSSTGGGGGGGGIPTWAILAAVAVGGLLVFSGLASKRKAAPVGGAPASASAARAGNGRPAAAASKSAHLVAQAGSLAGNRFTVTGAGVKIGRDPAVCQVVLSDSSVSREHAVVLSTGDGFVVKNLSGTNPTYVNDRPIQEATIKSGDRIKVGGSIFSLEA; from the coding sequence ATGATGAGAAGGCAGAAGGCGTTCGCCCTGCTGGCTGGCCTGGCCGCGCTCGGCGCGCTCCTGCCGCTGCGCGCGGGCGCCCAGGACCTGGACGCGGACGAGCGTCAGCGGCTGTACTACCAGGTCAAGCCGGCCACCGTGCTGGTGTGGCTGTCGGCGCAGGCGGACATCGTCGTCCCCACCGGCGACAACGACTTCACCCAGCTCCAGGCCCAGATGAGCGGCAGCGGATCCGGGTGGATCGTCACGCCGGACGGGTTCGTGGTGACCAACGGGCACGTGGTCGAGCTCTATGAGGAGGCCAACGAGAACCAGCTCAAGGGCCAGCTCCTCTACAGCGCGCTCGAGTCCGGCGGCGTATTCGATCGGATCGCACAGCAGCGCGGCGGCGCCCTGTCGGAGAACGACAAGTACCAGATCACGAGCGATCTGCTGGGCAAGTCGCAGATCACCCTCCGCAAGAGCCTGGACGTCTATCTGCAGAACTGGCAGAAGATGCCGGCGGAGGTTCGTGCCTACAGCCCGCCGATGAGCAACCTGCCCGGCAAGACGTCCTTCCCCTGGCAGGGCTCGCGCGAATCGGGCAGCGACGTGGCCGTCCTCAAGGTGGCGGGCCGGGACCTGCCGACCGTGAAGATCGGCGACTCCGATCGCGTGCAGATCGGGGACGAGATCTTCGTGGGGGGCTACCCGGGCACGGTGCTGCTGCACCCGTACCTGAGCCCGGAGTCGCAGATGCAGGCCAGCTTCACGCGGGGGCAGGTCTCCGGCGTGAAGGTGGCGGTGGGCGGCAACAGCGTCATCCAGATGGACGCGGCCATCACGCACGGCAACAGCGGTGGGCCCGTGTTCAACGGCCAGGGTGAGGTCGTGGGGATGGCCACCTTCGGCAGCATCCAGGGCAACCAGATGGTGCAGGGCTTCAACTTCGCCGTGCCGTCCAACGTCGCCCGCGGCTACCTGCCGGCCACGGCGGCGCCGACGGAAGGCATGTTCGATCGCACCTGGACGCGCGCGCTCGACGCCTACTACGGCGGCGACTACGGCGCGGCCATCGCCTCGTTCGACGAGGCCGCCCGCATCCTGCCCGACCTGCCGGACGCCAGCACGCTGCGGCTGAACGCCATGCAGGCCCGTGACCGGGGCGAGGGGACGTCCTCGACCGGCGGCGGGGGCGGCGGAGGCGGCATCCCCACGTGGGCCATCCTGGCGGCGGTGGCGGTCGGAGGCCTGCTGGTCTTCTCCGGTCTGGCCTCGAAGCGGAAGGCGGCGCCCGTCGGTGGCGCTCCGGCGAGCGCGAGCGCGGCGCGTGCCGGCAACGGCCGCCCGGCCGCGGCGGCCTCCAAGAGCGCGCACCTGGTGGCCCAGGCCGGCTCGCTGGCGGGCAACCGGTTCACGGTGACGGGGGCGGGAGTGAAGATCGGCCGCGACCCCGCCGTGTGTCAGGTCGTGCTGTCCGACAGCAGCGTCTCGCGCGAGCACGCCGTGGTGCTGAGCACCGGAGACGGGTTCGTGGTGAAGAACCTGAGTGGCACCAACCCGACGTACGTGAACGACCGCCCCATCCAGGAAGCCACGATCAAGAGCGGCGACCGGATCAAGGTGGGCGGGTCCATCTTCTCCCTGGAGGCGTGA
- a CDS encoding FHA domain-containing protein, which yields MSDLDKTQKVSNPALAKTVRIDPEELEREMKGRDDSGRKTVVMQRPPEISAIGWLVGDRGQHRGQMHRIDAAKAVVGVDSLCEVVIKHDHISDRHASIRFKDGAFIITDLDSTNGTSVNGESIHQHPLADGDRVSFGSSEWVFKCVVFQDN from the coding sequence ATGAGTGATCTCGACAAGACGCAGAAGGTGTCCAACCCCGCGTTGGCCAAGACCGTCCGGATCGATCCGGAGGAGCTGGAGCGGGAGATGAAGGGGCGCGACGACAGCGGTCGCAAGACCGTGGTGATGCAGCGTCCTCCCGAGATCTCGGCCATCGGGTGGTTGGTGGGCGACCGCGGGCAGCATCGCGGACAGATGCACAGGATCGATGCGGCCAAGGCCGTCGTGGGCGTGGATTCTCTGTGCGAGGTCGTGATCAAGCACGACCACATCTCGGATCGGCACGCCAGCATCCGCTTCAAGGACGGCGCTTTCATCATCACCGACCTCGACAGCACCAACGGCACGTCGGTCAACGGCGAGTCCATCCACCAGCACCCGCTTGCGGACGGAGACCGGGTCTCCTTCGGCTCGTCCGAGTGGGTCTTCAAGTGTGTGGTTTTCCAGGACAACTAG
- a CDS encoding PP2C family serine/threonine-protein phosphatase — translation MEPWRFLFAGRSDTGRQRERNEDAFGLYAAPPSAVDPSFRAMFVVADGLGGHSGGDEASRLVVDSLQSSAVELEGRRIDAGLWLDRLLREIHRTLLGRGDANDRASQMGSTVTAAVVDADHRLVIGHVGDTRLYRLRAGAFEQLTQDHSWVAEQQRAGLLTEEEAEAFEHRNWLTQSLGVGEQLQVDLYHEELVEGDRYLLCSDGLHGLVRDPVLARVLAEEADPDAACAHLIDLANEAGGTDNVTAVIVHAVAARAVPATLPGAPAVEDARPGASGRVRMGLGLAVLIAASLLAAGRWSTPAPEPEPTPEPPAATATIPDSGALRVNAEPTDETSAEPDSTPRSER, via the coding sequence ATGGAACCCTGGCGATTCCTCTTCGCCGGCCGCTCCGACACGGGCCGGCAACGCGAGCGCAACGAAGACGCGTTCGGACTGTACGCGGCGCCGCCGTCGGCCGTCGATCCGTCCTTCCGTGCCATGTTCGTCGTCGCGGACGGGCTGGGTGGGCACAGTGGGGGCGACGAGGCCAGTCGGCTCGTCGTCGACAGCCTCCAGTCCTCCGCCGTCGAGCTCGAAGGACGCCGCATCGACGCCGGCCTGTGGCTCGACCGCCTGCTCCGTGAGATCCACCGCACGTTGCTGGGTCGGGGAGACGCGAACGATCGCGCGTCGCAGATGGGCAGCACCGTCACGGCCGCCGTGGTCGATGCCGACCATCGGCTCGTCATCGGTCACGTGGGCGACACCCGCCTGTACCGCCTGCGCGCGGGTGCATTCGAGCAGCTCACGCAGGACCATTCCTGGGTGGCGGAGCAGCAACGTGCCGGACTCCTGACGGAGGAGGAGGCCGAGGCCTTCGAGCACCGCAACTGGCTCACGCAGTCGCTGGGCGTGGGGGAGCAGCTCCAGGTGGACCTCTACCACGAGGAGCTCGTCGAGGGAGATCGCTACCTGCTCTGCAGCGATGGCCTGCACGGATTGGTGCGGGATCCCGTGCTCGCGCGGGTGTTGGCGGAGGAGGCCGACCCGGACGCGGCTTGTGCCCATCTGATCGACCTGGCGAACGAGGCCGGCGGCACCGACAACGTGACCGCGGTGATCGTCCACGCGGTGGCCGCCCGGGCGGTCCCGGCCACGCTTCCGGGTGCGCCGGCGGTGGAGGATGCGCGCCCCGGCGCCTCCGGTCGGGTCCGGATGGGACTCGGTCTGGCCGTCCTGATCGCCGCCTCCCTTCTGGCCGCCGGGCGCTGGAGCACGCCGGCACCGGAGCCCGAGCCCACCCCCGAGCCCCCCGCGGCCACGGCGACGATCCCCGACAGCGGCGCTCTGCGCGTGAACGCTGAACCGACGGACGAGACGAGCGCCGAGCCGGATTCCACCCCGAGGAGTGAACGATGA
- a CDS encoding protein kinase: MVGEQIGRYRIESELGRGGMGVVYRATQVTLNRTVAVKMLPRQLADDENLERFRREAQTLAQLAHEGIVHIYDVEEHEGSHFIIMEFVGGGSLGGVIERESPLPVDRTLEITAQVASALAAAHRRGIIHRDIKPDNILFNEEGRPRLTDFGIAHMRDGNSKTKTGVMLGTPYYMSPEQARGRSVTPASDLYALGVLMYEMLTGEVPFQGEDAVAIAIQHIQQQAPALSEKAPGTPATVIAIVERLMAKDPEQRFADAEALLQALYEAGGVGGTTLGRTSGRFTAVGAGAAAAPEAEASRTGGFADKARQLAAATGGAAATGGAAVSARLNRPSFAGLPRSVWAGIGVFAVAGAALLIPRGGDDPPPPVVGPGVSSLPASGPRNAPPSATSNPAPVSAEDADRIAGIVTGPPATPTNTPERQPESTPANRTAPDRRAVEPETPPVKPTPDPPPERRTGSSFDEGAARREIRALVERQRRATEAADLRALLADVHPDLREEASFDMQAMMATADQVRSEVSDIQIEFEDTEVAYVAFAVRLTGRLLATGERVLIADTMASWTLLNESGRWLIWEW; the protein is encoded by the coding sequence ATGGTCGGCGAACAGATCGGGCGGTACCGGATCGAGTCGGAGCTCGGGCGGGGGGGCATGGGTGTGGTGTACCGCGCCACCCAGGTGACCCTCAACCGCACCGTCGCGGTCAAGATGCTCCCGCGCCAGCTCGCGGACGACGAGAACCTGGAGCGCTTCCGGCGTGAAGCGCAGACACTCGCGCAGCTCGCCCACGAAGGCATCGTGCACATCTACGATGTGGAGGAGCACGAGGGCTCGCACTTCATCATCATGGAGTTCGTGGGCGGCGGCTCGTTGGGGGGGGTGATCGAGCGCGAGTCGCCGCTCCCCGTGGATCGCACCCTCGAGATCACCGCCCAGGTCGCGAGCGCGCTGGCGGCCGCGCACCGCCGCGGCATCATCCACCGCGACATCAAACCCGACAACATCCTCTTCAACGAGGAGGGTCGCCCGCGGCTGACGGACTTCGGCATCGCGCACATGCGCGACGGCAACTCGAAGACCAAGACCGGTGTGATGCTGGGGACCCCGTACTACATGTCCCCGGAGCAGGCCCGCGGCCGCTCGGTCACGCCCGCGAGCGACCTCTACGCGCTCGGGGTCCTGATGTACGAGATGCTGACCGGCGAGGTGCCGTTCCAGGGCGAGGACGCCGTCGCCATCGCCATCCAGCACATCCAGCAGCAGGCGCCGGCGCTGTCCGAGAAGGCCCCCGGCACGCCGGCGACGGTGATCGCGATCGTCGAGCGTCTGATGGCCAAGGATCCCGAGCAGCGCTTCGCCGACGCGGAGGCCCTGCTCCAGGCCCTCTACGAGGCCGGTGGGGTGGGGGGCACGACGCTCGGCCGCACCTCCGGGCGGTTCACCGCGGTCGGGGCGGGTGCGGCGGCCGCGCCGGAGGCCGAGGCGTCGCGGACGGGTGGGTTCGCCGACAAGGCGCGCCAGCTGGCCGCCGCCACGGGCGGGGCCGCCGCCACCGGAGGGGCCGCGGTCTCCGCTCGCCTGAACCGCCCCTCGTTCGCGGGGCTGCCGCGATCGGTGTGGGCGGGCATCGGCGTCTTCGCCGTGGCCGGCGCCGCGCTGCTCATTCCCCGCGGTGGGGACGACCCGCCGCCCCCTGTCGTCGGGCCGGGGGTCTCCTCGCTCCCGGCGTCCGGCCCGCGTAACGCGCCGCCCTCCGCCACGTCGAATCCCGCCCCCGTCTCGGCAGAGGACGCCGATCGGATCGCGGGGATCGTGACGGGACCGCCCGCGACGCCGACGAACACACCGGAGCGCCAGCCGGAGTCGACCCCCGCCAACCGGACGGCCCCCGACCGGCGTGCGGTCGAACCCGAGACCCCACCGGTCAAGCCGACGCCGGACCCGCCCCCGGAGCGGAGGACGGGTTCGTCCTTCGACGAGGGCGCGGCGCGGCGGGAGATCCGCGCGCTGGTGGAGCGCCAGCGACGGGCGACGGAAGCCGCCGACCTGCGCGCCCTCCTCGCGGACGTCCATCCCGATCTGCGCGAGGAGGCCTCGTTCGACATGCAGGCCATGATGGCGACTGCGGACCAGGTGCGTTCCGAGGTCTCCGACATCCAGATCGAGTTCGAGGACACGGAGGTCGCCTACGTCGCGTTCGCGGTCCGGCTCACCGGTCGGCTGCTCGCAACGGGGGAGCGTGTGCTGATCGCCGATACCATGGCGTCCTGGACGCTGCTCAACGAGAGCGGCCGCTGGCTCATCTGGGAGTGGTGA